Below is a genomic region from Acidobacteriota bacterium.
ACGGCTTTTTTGTTCAGAAAGTCAGGGTTAAATTAGAATTCGAGACCTGCGGGCTTGTTGTGCATGCCCTTTCGATTCTTAAATTTATCCTCGAAATTCTTCCTCGTTGTTTCCGCCTTTGCCTTTTGCTCGTCGGTGAGGATCGCAAAGACCTGGGCCTTCGCTTTCTCCTTTTCAACGATCATTTTAGCGGTAATATTGCCCTGTTCGGCCGCGAGAGCCTCGACCTGCGCCTGATCGAATTTGCCATCCGTGCCGAGGACGCGGATCTTTTCGTGGGTGTCCCGCTTCTGCTGCATCAGAGGCTCAACGGCCGTTCGACTCGATCCCATGATCTCCTTTACCTTGGCTTTTTGTTCGTCTGTCAGGTCAAGGCCGCGAAGTGCCATCCCGACCCCGCCGCGATGGCCGCGGCCGGGACCGGATCCGTGCCCGTCTTTGTTCGTCTTCTGAGCGATGACAAAGATCGAAGCGGTAACCAGCAAGCTGCTGCGATTAATCCAAAATAACTTTTTCATGATGAACTCCTTATGTATCATTCCAAATATCGGCATCCTTTATCCGCCGTCGCTATGTCTAACGAAACCACGAAGGCCGTGAATGTAGTCAAACGTTGGGATGTGTAAGAGTATAAAAACCGTCCCCACTCGGATCGATTATGACGTAGAATGCAAATTGTATGGATAAGATCCTGATAATCGACGACGATGAGGAGCTTTGCGAACTGGTGTCGGAATATCTGACGGTCGAAGGCTTTGAGATCGCGTGCGTCAACGACAGGGCAACCGGATTGGAGCGGGCTTTGTCCGGTGATTACGATATGGCCATCCTGGATGTGATGCCAAAGATGAACGGATTTGACGTACTGCGTAATCTGCGTGAGCAGTCAAAACTGCCCGTAATTATGCTTACGGCCCGCGGCGGACGATATGGAGCGGATCGTTGGGCTCGAGATCGGTGCGGACGATTATTTGCCGAAACCCTTTAATCCCAGGGAACTCGCGGCTCGTTTACGGGCGATATTACGGCGGGCGGTTGTCGATGATGATCCCGAAGCGAGCGAAAAACTCGATATAGACGGTATCCAGATCTCACCAGCGTCTCGGATCGCAACCTGTGACGGGAAGGGAATGAATCTGACGTCGGTCGAATTCGAACTCTTGCTCGGAATTGCTCAAAGAAGCGGGGCAAGATCGTTAAAAAGAGGATCTCAGCGAAAAAGTGCTTGGCGCAAGCTCTCGCCGTATGACCGGAGCCTCGATATGCATATCAGCAACCTCCGTAAAAGTTGGGTGACAGGGCGGACGGAACCGAACGCATCAAGACGATACGCTCGGT
It encodes:
- a CDS encoding Spy/CpxP family protein refolding chaperone, yielding MKKLFWINRSSLLVTASIFVIAQKTNKDGHGSGPGRGHRGGVGMALRGLDLTDEQKAKVKEIMGSSRTAVEPLMQQKRDTHEKIRVLGTDGKFDQAQVEALAAEQGNITAKMIVEKEKAKAQVFAILTDEQKAKAETTRKNFEDKFKNRKGMHNKPAGLEF